Proteins co-encoded in one Streptomyces sp. NBC_01283 genomic window:
- the rsgA gene encoding ribosome small subunit-dependent GTPase A: MSSSASPQSSSPSPSPRFSATPSSRHPLAPYGWDESWEAEFTPYAAQGLLPGRVLRVDRGQCDVVTPDGTMRADTEFVVPRDPMKVVCTGDWVAVDPEGGDPRYVRTLLPRRTAFVRSTSSKRSEGQILAANVDHAIIAISLAVELDLGRIERFLALAWESGAQPLMVLTKADLVPDATGLSYLVEDVETSSPGVQVLPVSATTGEGVDILCAVVAGGTSVLLGQSGAGKSTLANALVGEDVMLVNAARDVDGKGRHTTTTRNLLVLPAGGVLIDTPGLRGVGLFDAGTGVGQVFSEIEELAADCRFQDCAHTAEPGCAVLAAVEDGTLPDRRLDSYRKLIRENQRIVAKTDAKLRADMRRQWKLRGAEGKAAMEAKRGRIR, encoded by the coding sequence TTGTCTTCCTCTGCGTCTCCGCAGTCTTCTTCACCTTCTCCTTCTCCGCGGTTCTCTGCTACTCCGTCCTCGCGGCACCCTCTCGCGCCCTACGGCTGGGACGAGAGCTGGGAAGCCGAGTTCACCCCGTACGCGGCGCAGGGCCTGCTGCCCGGCCGTGTCCTGCGCGTCGACCGCGGTCAGTGCGATGTCGTCACGCCCGACGGCACGATGCGTGCCGACACCGAGTTCGTCGTGCCCCGCGACCCGATGAAGGTCGTGTGCACCGGCGACTGGGTCGCCGTCGACCCCGAGGGCGGCGATCCGCGGTACGTGCGGACGCTGCTGCCGCGGCGTACCGCCTTCGTGCGCTCCACCTCCTCCAAGCGGTCCGAGGGGCAGATCCTCGCGGCCAACGTCGACCACGCGATCATCGCGATCTCGCTGGCCGTCGAGCTCGACCTGGGCCGGATCGAACGGTTCCTGGCCCTGGCCTGGGAGTCCGGGGCTCAGCCGCTGATGGTCCTCACCAAGGCCGACCTGGTCCCGGACGCGACGGGCCTGTCCTACCTGGTCGAGGACGTGGAGACGTCCTCCCCGGGCGTCCAGGTGCTCCCGGTCAGCGCCACGACCGGCGAAGGCGTCGACATCCTGTGCGCCGTCGTGGCCGGCGGCACGTCCGTCCTGCTCGGCCAGTCCGGCGCGGGCAAGTCGACGCTGGCCAACGCGCTGGTCGGCGAGGACGTCATGCTCGTCAACGCCGCCCGTGACGTGGACGGCAAGGGCCGCCACACCACGACGACCCGCAACCTCCTCGTGCTCCCGGCCGGTGGCGTCCTCATCGATACGCCGGGACTGCGCGGGGTCGGTCTGTTCGACGCCGGGACAGGTGTCGGCCAGGTCTTCTCCGAGATCGAGGAGCTGGCGGCCGACTGCCGCTTCCAGGACTGCGCCCACACCGCCGAACCCGGCTGTGCGGTGCTCGCGGCCGTGGAGGACGGCACGCTCCCGGACCGCCGCCTCGACAGCTACCGCAAGCTGATCCGTGAGAACCAGCGCATCGTCGCCAAGACGGACGCGAAGCTCCGGGCCGACATGCGGCGCCAGTGGAAGCTGCGGGGCGCGGAGGGGAAGGCGGCCATGGAGGCCAAGCGGGGCCGGATCCGCTAG
- a CDS encoding DUF456 domain-containing protein has product MGAWELLLVGVVLLLGIGGVLVPGVPGPWLVWAAVLWWALQDPEPVAWWVLVGASVVLLVAQGVRWLLPPRRFRESGATRRTAVYAGAGALVGFCVVPVIGSLPGFVAGIYLGERLRLGGHGEAVTATRTAMRAGGWSVLTELFACLLIAGAWLGAVIWG; this is encoded by the coding sequence ATGGGAGCGTGGGAACTCCTGCTGGTCGGAGTGGTGCTGCTGCTCGGGATCGGCGGAGTGCTTGTGCCCGGTGTGCCGGGGCCGTGGCTGGTGTGGGCCGCGGTTCTCTGGTGGGCGCTGCAGGACCCGGAGCCGGTCGCCTGGTGGGTCCTGGTCGGCGCGTCCGTCGTACTCCTCGTGGCGCAGGGCGTCCGTTGGCTGCTGCCGCCGCGGCGCTTCCGGGAGAGCGGAGCCACGCGCCGGACGGCCGTGTACGCGGGGGCCGGGGCCCTCGTCGGGTTCTGCGTGGTGCCGGTGATCGGGTCGCTGCCAGGGTTCGTCGCAGGGATCTACCTGGGCGAACGACTGCGGCTCGGCGGGCACGGGGAGGCGGTGACGGCGACGAGGACGGCCATGCGGGCGGGCGGCTGGAGCGTGCTGACGGAGCTGTTCGCTTGCCTGCTGATCGCGGGGGCTTGGCTGGGGGCCGTGATCTGGGGTTGA
- a CDS encoding protein phosphatase 2C domain-containing protein, which translates to MSQQGERHDGASGQEDDWWGQLYDDSAHDTGPAEAADTLDDRFASAVSAAGEGAADPAPVGEGAEGTLPRPGRFPDPEPPPPEFRDRRGAPGATGDLTPRTPDPAAAGEPSGRDTGAGAAQGEPFMPREPSAPPGPAPSHEPSPPPPSYEPPPPTPPSPPPAARVRPGAAPWEPPAAPTGPVTFPAGPTKPPGDPSRTTAVPAPRTPEESAVPEPQAPDPVEREPTVTATAVEAVSYVGDGPPTYDAEPTVLPAADPDDLGDLVADTVLDGARYGTSTLRAVSVRGDSARYRGEPRRDSLLTARFGTGDAALVLVAMATGARATPGAHRAAAEACAWIGRAVGRSHQRLSEDIRAARRGDLKSGLHRLTDRSLGKLRAHAVDLGIEPEEYAASLRCLLLPADPECRTRVFFGVGGGGLFRLRDGTWQDIEPRVSDTAGDAGPPVVGFGSVPPETPEGDRLTMDMGIITPPSPYEPAPEPPPREPFRFRASVARPGDALMLCSGGLAEPLRGEPDLAAHLTQRWAKSGPPGLATFLADVQVRVKGYADDRTAAAVWEA; encoded by the coding sequence ATGAGCCAGCAGGGGGAGAGGCACGACGGGGCCTCCGGCCAGGAGGACGACTGGTGGGGTCAGCTCTACGACGACTCCGCTCATGACACGGGTCCGGCCGAGGCGGCCGACACCCTCGACGACAGGTTCGCGTCGGCGGTTTCCGCGGCGGGCGAGGGTGCGGCTGATCCCGCCCCCGTGGGCGAGGGCGCGGAAGGAACACTTCCGCGTCCCGGCCGCTTCCCCGACCCGGAGCCGCCGCCCCCGGAGTTCCGGGACCGGCGGGGTGCGCCGGGCGCCACCGGGGACCTGACTCCCCGGACGCCGGATCCCGCGGCCGCGGGGGAGCCCTCCGGGCGAGACACCGGGGCCGGAGCCGCGCAAGGCGAACCGTTCATGCCGCGCGAGCCATCGGCGCCGCCCGGACCGGCGCCGTCCCACGAGCCCTCGCCCCCGCCGCCGTCGTACGAGCCGCCGCCTCCGACCCCACCCTCGCCGCCACCCGCCGCCCGCGTCCGCCCGGGCGCCGCCCCCTGGGAGCCGCCCGCCGCGCCCACGGGACCGGTCACCTTCCCGGCGGGGCCGACGAAGCCGCCCGGCGACCCGAGCCGCACCACCGCCGTCCCCGCTCCCCGCACACCCGAGGAATCCGCGGTCCCGGAGCCGCAGGCACCCGATCCGGTGGAACGGGAGCCGACCGTGACGGCAACGGCCGTCGAAGCCGTCTCCTACGTGGGCGACGGGCCGCCCACCTACGACGCCGAGCCCACCGTCCTGCCCGCCGCCGACCCCGACGACCTGGGCGACCTCGTCGCCGACACCGTGCTCGACGGCGCCCGCTACGGCACCTCCACCCTGCGCGCCGTCTCCGTGCGCGGGGACTCCGCGCGCTACCGGGGCGAACCGCGCCGCGACTCGCTGCTCACCGCGCGCTTCGGGACCGGCGATGCCGCGCTCGTCCTGGTGGCGATGGCCACCGGAGCGCGCGCCACACCCGGCGCCCATCGCGCCGCGGCCGAGGCCTGCGCCTGGATCGGGCGGGCCGTGGGCCGCAGCCACCAGCGGCTCTCCGAGGACATCAGGGCCGCCCGGCGCGGCGACCTCAAGAGCGGTCTGCACCGGCTCACGGACCGCAGCCTCGGCAAGCTCCGCGCCCATGCGGTCGACCTCGGCATCGAACCCGAGGAGTACGCCGCGTCCCTGCGCTGCCTCCTCCTGCCGGCCGACCCCGAATGCCGTACGCGCGTCTTCTTCGGTGTCGGCGGCGGGGGGCTCTTCCGGCTGCGGGACGGCACCTGGCAGGACATCGAGCCCCGCGTCAGCGACACGGCCGGTGACGCCGGACCGCCCGTCGTCGGGTTCGGTTCCGTGCCGCCGGAGACCCCCGAGGGCGACCGGCTCACCATGGACATGGGGATCATCACGCCCCCGAGTCCGTACGAGCCCGCCCCCGAGCCGCCGCCCCGCGAGCCGTTCCGCTTCCGGGCCTCCGTAGCCCGCCCGGGTGATGCCCTGATGCTCTGCAGCGGCGGCCTCGCCGAGCCTCTGCGCGGCGAGCCCGACCTCGCCGCCCACCTCACCCAGCGGTGGGCGAAGAGCGGCCCACCGGGCCTCGCGACCTTCCTCGCGGACGTCCAGGTCCGGGTCAAGGGGTACGCGGACGACCGAACGGCGGCCGCCGTTTGGGAGGCGTGA
- a CDS encoding DNA-3-methyladenine glycosylase 2 family protein: MDEETRYEAVRSRDGRFDGEFFFAVETTGIYCRPSCPAVTPKRQNVRFYATAAAAQGSGFRACRRCRPDAVPGSAEWNVRADVVGRAMRMIGDGVVDREGVSGLAVRLGYSSRQVQRQLTAELGAGPVALARAQRAHTARVLLQTTALPITEIAFAAGFASVRQFNDTIRAVYALTPTALRAAAPRGGGAGQATPAAGVPLRLAYRGAYQAGAVFDLLSDEAVAGIEEVGGERGGRTYRRTLRLPYGAGIVAVEESDHGVGGWLDARLHLTDLRDLTTAVQRLRRLFDLDADPYAVDERLGADPRLAPLVAARPGLRSPGAADPEEFAVRALAGRSEASLLVERYGKALDAPCGSLTHVFPEPGTLAGEPGPVGELAAALADGRVRLDAGADREDAEAGLLGLAGVDAGVVAVVRMRALGDPDVGLPGVDVPEGWRPWRSYGVRHVLAAG, translated from the coding sequence ATCGATGAAGAGACCAGGTACGAGGCGGTTCGCAGCCGTGACGGGCGCTTCGACGGTGAGTTCTTCTTCGCCGTCGAGACCACCGGCATCTACTGCCGGCCGAGCTGCCCCGCCGTCACGCCCAAGCGCCAGAACGTCCGCTTCTACGCCACCGCGGCCGCCGCCCAGGGCTCCGGGTTCCGGGCCTGCCGTCGCTGCCGCCCGGACGCCGTGCCGGGGTCCGCGGAGTGGAACGTACGCGCGGACGTCGTGGGGCGCGCCATGCGCATGATCGGTGATGGTGTCGTCGACCGCGAGGGTGTCTCCGGTCTCGCCGTGCGGCTCGGGTACAGCTCCCGGCAGGTGCAGCGGCAGCTCACCGCCGAGCTGGGGGCGGGACCCGTCGCCCTCGCGCGGGCCCAACGGGCGCACACCGCAAGGGTGTTGCTCCAGACCACGGCTCTGCCGATCACGGAGATCGCGTTCGCGGCGGGGTTCGCGAGCGTCCGGCAGTTCAACGACACGATCCGGGCGGTGTACGCCCTGACGCCCACCGCGCTGCGGGCCGCCGCGCCGCGTGGCGGGGGAGCGGGGCAGGCGACCCCGGCCGCCGGGGTTCCGCTGCGGCTCGCCTACCGGGGGGCCTACCAGGCCGGAGCCGTCTTCGACCTGCTCTCCGACGAGGCCGTCGCCGGGATCGAGGAGGTCGGCGGGGAGCGGGGCGGGCGGACCTACCGCCGTACGCTGCGGCTGCCCTACGGCGCCGGGATCGTGGCCGTCGAGGAGAGTGACCACGGGGTCGGCGGGTGGCTTGACGCACGGCTCCACCTGACCGATCTGCGGGACCTCACGACCGCCGTGCAGCGGCTGCGGCGCCTCTTCGACCTCGACGCGGATCCGTACGCCGTCGACGAGCGGCTCGGCGCCGATCCGCGGCTCGCCCCGCTGGTCGCGGCTCGGCCCGGCCTGCGGTCGCCGGGCGCGGCCGATCCGGAGGAGTTCGCGGTGCGGGCGCTGGCGGGGCGTTCGGAGGCGTCGCTTCTGGTGGAGCGGTACGGGAAGGCGCTGGACGCGCCGTGCGGATCCCTCACCCACGTGTTCCCCGAACCGGGCACGCTCGCCGGGGAGCCGGGACCCGTGGGGGAGCTGGCCGCCGCGCTGGCCGACGGGCGGGTGCGGCTTGACGCGGGGGCGGACCGGGAGGATGCGGAGGCGGGGCTTTTGGGGTTGGCAGGGGTAGACGCGGGGGTGGTGGCGGTTGTTCGGATGCGGGCTCTCGGGGACCCGGATGTGGGGTTGCCGGGGGTGGATGTGCCTGAGGGGTGGCGGCCTTGGCGGTCGTATGGGGTGCGGCATGTGCTGGCGGCGGGGTAG
- a CDS encoding PPOX class F420-dependent oxidoreductase, which yields MTEFSEAERAYLKSQRLGRMASVDATGQPQANPVGFFPQDDGTILIGGYALGSTKKWRNLQQNPKVSLVVDDIVSERPWKVRGVDIRGDAELLTGPHELGPHFSEELIRIHPRRIHSWGLEE from the coding sequence ATGACCGAATTCAGCGAGGCCGAGCGGGCGTACCTCAAGTCCCAGCGTCTGGGCCGGATGGCCAGTGTCGACGCGACGGGGCAGCCGCAGGCGAATCCCGTCGGGTTCTTCCCGCAGGACGACGGGACGATCCTGATCGGCGGGTACGCGCTGGGCAGCACCAAGAAGTGGCGCAACCTCCAGCAGAACCCGAAGGTGTCGCTGGTCGTCGACGACATCGTGAGTGAGCGGCCGTGGAAGGTGCGGGGCGTCGACATCAGGGGCGATGCCGAACTCCTCACGGGGCCTCATGAGTTGGGCCCTCACTTCAGCGAGGAGCTGATCCGGATTCATCCTCGGCGGATCCATAGCTGGGGCTTGGAGGAGTGA
- a CDS encoding helix-turn-helix transcriptional regulator, whose product MLAAIGLDELHESAYRALVAVGAADVPDLARRLSLGEPETVRALRRLELHGLAAQASGKAGRWVAAPPGVALGALLTQQRHELEKAELAAKLLAEEYRAQGAEPAVHDLVEVVTGAGAVSQRFLQLQLGASDEVCALVTGNPVAVTGMENDAEEQAAGRGVTYRVVVERSVLALPNGLVELSTAIGRNEQVRVVDRVPTKLVIADGSLAMVPLTSRRAEPAALVVHASGLLESLTGLFEAVWRGALPLRLGEDGHSVAEDAPEGPDGADLEILSLLLAGLTDASVAKQLDLGLRTVQRRVKRLMELTGVTTRLQLGWHAYERGWVAR is encoded by the coding sequence ATGCTGGCTGCGATAGGTCTGGATGAGCTGCACGAATCGGCGTACCGCGCGCTGGTGGCGGTGGGCGCCGCCGACGTGCCCGATCTCGCGCGGCGGCTCTCGCTGGGCGAACCGGAGACGGTGCGCGCGCTGCGCCGCCTGGAGCTGCACGGCCTCGCGGCCCAGGCCTCCGGCAAGGCGGGCCGGTGGGTGGCGGCCCCGCCCGGCGTGGCGCTCGGCGCGCTCCTGACCCAGCAGCGGCACGAGCTGGAGAAGGCGGAGCTGGCGGCGAAGCTGCTCGCCGAGGAGTACCGCGCGCAGGGCGCCGAGCCCGCGGTGCACGACCTGGTCGAGGTGGTCACCGGGGCGGGCGCGGTCTCCCAGCGCTTCCTCCAGCTCCAGCTGGGCGCGAGCGACGAGGTGTGCGCCCTGGTGACGGGCAATCCGGTGGCGGTCACCGGCATGGAGAACGACGCGGAGGAGCAGGCCGCGGGCCGTGGCGTCACCTACCGCGTGGTGGTCGAACGCTCCGTCCTCGCCCTCCCGAACGGACTCGTCGAGCTGTCGACGGCGATCGGCCGAAACGAACAGGTGCGCGTCGTGGACCGCGTCCCGACGAAGCTGGTGATCGCCGACGGCTCGCTCGCGATGGTGCCGCTGACCTCGCGCAGGGCGGAGCCCGCCGCGCTCGTGGTGCACGCGAGCGGCCTGCTCGAATCCCTGACGGGGCTCTTCGAGGCGGTGTGGCGGGGCGCGCTGCCGCTGCGGCTGGGCGAGGACGGCCACTCGGTCGCCGAGGACGCCCCCGAGGGCCCCGACGGCGCGGACCTGGAGATCCTTTCGCTGCTGCTCGCGGGCCTGACGGACGCGAGCGTCGCCAAGCAGCTCGATCTGGGGCTGCGGACGGTGCAGCGCCGGGTCAAGCGCCTGATGGAGCTGACGGGCGTGACAACGCGGCTGCAGCTGGGCTGGCACGCGTACGAGCGGGGCTGGGTGGCGCGCTAG
- a CDS encoding S8 family serine peptidase — MRPISRTALAAASAAVLAVTAAVPSAAEPRTATADTSPLVGSAPRGEGSSVVTLVTGDRILVTSDGKKRAGASALPGADGTVPLVQTRQSGKDLYVYPEGAVHAIAEGRVDEELFNVTGLVRQGYDDAHAKKLPLIAVYGTSVDVTRAVPATPRGAERGLVLDSVGGVVLKADKKKAADFWADFTSAKSRSGYSTSGMKKLWLDAKVKATLDRSTKQVHAPEAWAAGYDGKGTKVAVLDTGADAAHPDLKGRIGAVRNFTESPDNEDRQGHGTHTTSTVGGTGAASGGKKKGVAPATELLHGKVLDDSGSGATSWIIAGMQWAVDEKADVVSMSLGNPARTDCTDPMSTATEELARSSKDTLFVLAAGNTGPSLNSVSSPGCAPSVLTVGAVDRDDSTASFSSRGPAYGSHTLKPEIAAPGVDISAAAAGGRGVHAYQSMSGTSMATPHVAGAAALVKQRHPEWSAQQIKSALVSSADSAIPGDVTETGGGRLDVKAAVDQKVLGSPAVQGGTFGWPQDHSDRTTVDVPYTNTTDKAVELKLSVQGVTGNDGSAVRSGIARLGARTVKVPAGASVKVPLKLDPDADLKRSQYGDVTGRVLAKAGGVAVSTPFSLYVQPETVSLRVKLVDRAGKPAGGPSSVDLIGTDDASGERRFNEGANDQTYQVRPGAYFLTGFIATPDADGGTLTDSLTHIARPQVEVKKDMTVTLDARRAHRLTVRTDKKSEVRGATLGFARTWGTDHWLHAGTAAGPRSIRGFYQSVEGKATDGTFESSTYWRAAAPLLSELSVTGGTSLHPVTASTGSANLDGTGKAALVGAGSGTPAELAAAGVKGKIALVKAPDSGGMSTVAGNAKAAGAVAVIAHRTAPGRWYPSVGLTGSPLPVLGIQAPEAASLLAQLSEGPVELKWQGTAKSPYIYNLAFPETGQIRDDRTYRVRDKDLAANEATYRAMGTATDYVDLPSAVRPSGLEVYFADIESVPAPGKRTEYYSAGTTGWGHQVSSSFPFGEFMIDPVRTYEKGERRTEKWYEGVLTPAAPRDADGGLGLAGERQGNLIGVAPGFWGDGEHAGIQGGFGDIGSVELKRDGEVVGESGWPFGVFTVPAGDSAYELTLSTQKIGSRVWQRSTGTRTTWAFRSHLDEEAYSQGIPMLFPRYRLPEDGMKTLAAEDGQMIELTATGHAGYRPGALKSAALSYSYDEGKTWTEAKTSASGGRWSATVDHAGASGKQVWLRTELKDANGSSVTQTVTRAYDVR, encoded by the coding sequence ATGCGCCCGATATCGCGCACGGCCTTGGCGGCGGCGTCCGCCGCCGTGCTCGCCGTCACCGCGGCCGTTCCGTCCGCGGCCGAGCCGCGCACGGCCACGGCGGACACGAGTCCGCTGGTGGGGAGTGCCCCACGCGGCGAGGGGAGCTCCGTCGTCACGCTCGTCACCGGTGACCGCATCCTCGTGACGTCCGACGGCAAGAAGCGGGCGGGCGCGAGCGCGCTGCCCGGCGCGGACGGCACCGTGCCCCTCGTCCAGACCCGGCAGTCCGGCAAGGACCTGTACGTCTACCCCGAGGGCGCCGTCCACGCGATCGCCGAGGGCCGGGTCGACGAGGAACTCTTCAACGTCACCGGCCTCGTCCGGCAGGGCTACGACGACGCGCACGCCAAGAAGCTTCCGCTGATCGCCGTGTACGGCACGTCCGTCGACGTCACGCGCGCGGTGCCCGCCACGCCGCGCGGCGCCGAACGCGGACTCGTCCTCGACTCCGTCGGCGGGGTCGTGCTGAAGGCCGACAAGAAGAAGGCCGCGGACTTCTGGGCGGACTTCACCTCCGCCAAGTCCCGTTCCGGATACAGCACGTCGGGGATGAAGAAGCTCTGGCTCGACGCCAAGGTCAAGGCCACCCTCGACAGGTCGACGAAGCAGGTGCACGCCCCCGAGGCCTGGGCCGCGGGCTACGACGGCAAGGGCACCAAGGTCGCCGTGCTCGACACCGGCGCCGACGCCGCCCACCCCGACCTCAAGGGCCGCATCGGTGCGGTCAGGAACTTCACCGAGTCCCCGGACAACGAGGACCGCCAGGGCCACGGCACCCACACCACCTCCACCGTCGGCGGCACCGGCGCGGCGAGCGGCGGCAAGAAGAAGGGCGTCGCACCCGCCACCGAGCTGCTGCACGGCAAGGTCCTCGACGACAGCGGCTCCGGCGCCACCTCCTGGATCATCGCGGGCATGCAGTGGGCCGTCGACGAGAAGGCCGACGTCGTCTCCATGAGCCTCGGAAACCCGGCGCGCACCGACTGCACGGACCCGATGAGCACGGCCACGGAGGAGCTCGCGCGGTCGAGCAAGGACACCCTCTTCGTCCTCGCGGCGGGCAACACAGGACCGAGCCTCAACTCCGTGTCCTCGCCCGGCTGCGCGCCGAGCGTCCTGACCGTCGGCGCCGTCGACCGTGACGACTCCACGGCCTCCTTCTCCAGCCGGGGTCCCGCGTACGGCTCGCACACCCTCAAGCCGGAGATCGCCGCTCCCGGAGTCGACATCTCCGCGGCGGCAGCGGGCGGCCGAGGCGTCCACGCCTACCAGTCCATGAGCGGTACGTCGATGGCGACCCCGCACGTCGCGGGCGCCGCCGCCCTGGTCAAGCAGCGCCACCCGGAGTGGAGCGCCCAGCAGATCAAGTCGGCCCTCGTGTCGTCGGCGGACAGCGCCATCCCCGGTGACGTGACCGAGACGGGCGGCGGGCGGCTCGACGTGAAGGCCGCCGTCGACCAGAAGGTCCTCGGCTCACCCGCCGTGCAGGGCGGCACCTTCGGCTGGCCCCAGGACCACTCGGACCGCACCACGGTCGACGTCCCGTACACCAACACCACTGACAAGGCAGTGGAGTTGAAGCTGTCCGTGCAGGGCGTCACCGGCAACGACGGCTCCGCCGTGCGGTCCGGCATCGCCAGACTCGGCGCACGCACGGTGAAGGTTCCGGCGGGCGCGAGCGTCAAGGTCCCGCTCAAGCTCGACCCCGACGCGGACCTCAAGCGCTCCCAGTACGGCGACGTGACCGGCCGCGTCCTGGCGAAGGCCGGCGGTGTCGCGGTCTCCACGCCCTTCTCCCTCTACGTACAGCCGGAGACCGTCAGCCTCCGCGTGAAGCTCGTCGACCGTGCAGGGAAGCCCGCCGGCGGCCCCTCGTCCGTCGACCTCATCGGCACCGACGACGCGAGCGGCGAGCGGCGCTTCAACGAGGGCGCGAACGACCAGACGTACCAAGTCCGCCCGGGTGCCTACTTCCTGACCGGCTTCATCGCCACGCCGGACGCGGACGGCGGCACGCTGACCGACTCGCTCACCCACATCGCCCGGCCCCAGGTCGAGGTGAAGAAGGACATGACCGTCACGCTCGACGCCCGCAGGGCACACCGGCTCACGGTCAGGACGGACAAGAAGTCCGAAGTGCGCGGCGCCACCCTCGGGTTCGCCCGCACCTGGGGCACCGACCACTGGCTGCACGCGGGCACCGCGGCCGGACCGCGCTCCATCCGCGGCTTCTACCAGTCCGTCGAGGGCAAGGCGACCGACGGCACGTTCGAGTCCAGCACCTACTGGCGCGCCGCGGCGCCCCTGCTCTCCGAACTCTCCGTCACCGGCGGCACTTCACTGCACCCCGTGACAGCGTCCACCGGTTCGGCCAACCTCGACGGCACGGGCAAGGCGGCTCTGGTAGGCGCCGGTTCCGGCACGCCCGCCGAGCTGGCAGCAGCAGGGGTCAAGGGAAAGATCGCCCTGGTCAAGGCCCCGGACAGCGGCGGCATGAGCACCGTGGCGGGCAACGCGAAGGCCGCCGGAGCGGTCGCGGTCATCGCCCACCGCACGGCGCCGGGCCGCTGGTACCCCTCGGTGGGCCTCACCGGCTCCCCGCTGCCCGTCCTCGGCATCCAGGCGCCGGAGGCGGCCTCACTCCTCGCGCAACTGTCCGAAGGGCCGGTCGAGTTGAAGTGGCAGGGGACCGCGAAGAGCCCCTACATCTACAACCTCGCCTTCCCCGAGACCGGCCAGATCCGCGACGACCGCACCTACCGGGTGCGGGACAAGGACCTCGCCGCGAACGAGGCGACGTACCGCGCGATGGGCACGGCCACGGACTACGTGGACCTGCCGTCCGCCGTCCGCCCCTCGGGTCTTGAGGTCTACTTCGCCGACATCGAGTCGGTCCCGGCCCCCGGCAAGCGCACCGAGTACTACTCGGCGGGTACGACCGGCTGGGGCCACCAGGTCTCCAGCAGCTTCCCGTTCGGCGAGTTCATGATCGACCCGGTGCGGACGTACGAGAAGGGGGAGCGGCGCACCGAGAAGTGGTACGAGGGCGTGCTCACCCCGGCCGCGCCACGCGACGCCGATGGCGGGCTCGGTCTCGCGGGGGAGCGGCAGGGCAACCTGATCGGTGTCGCCCCCGGATTCTGGGGCGACGGCGAACACGCCGGGATCCAGGGCGGGTTCGGCGACATCGGCAGCGTGGAGCTGAAGCGCGACGGCGAGGTCGTGGGGGAGTCGGGCTGGCCGTTCGGGGTCTTCACGGTCCCGGCCGGGGATTCCGCGTACGAACTCACCCTGAGCACCCAGAAGATCGGGTCGAGGGTGTGGCAGCGGTCGACGGGCACGCGGACCACCTGGGCGTTCCGTTCGCACCTCGACGAGGAGGCCTACTCACAGGGGATCCCCATGCTGTTCCCGCGCTACCGGCTGCCGGAGGACGGCATGAAGACCCTGGCCGCCGAGGACGGCCAGATGATTGAGCTCACGGCTACGGGGCACGCGGGCTACAGGCCCGGCGCGCTCAAGTCGGCGGCGCTGTCCTACTCGTACGACGAGGGCAAGACCTGGACCGAGGCGAAGACGTCCGCCTCCGGTGGCAGGTGGAGCGCCACCGTCGATCACGCGGGCGCCTCGGGCAAGCAGGTCTGGCTCAGGACCGAACTGAAGGATGCGAACGGAAGTTCCGTCACTCAGACGGTGACTCGCGCCTACGACGTGCGATAA